The genomic window TGATTCGTGTTGGAATTTTCACTCATCCAGATTGGATTTATGGCACATTCAAGTGCCGTGTTAGGCCGTGGACACTGCTCAGATACGGCTCTTTAGCTCATTCAAGTTAGACTTAAAGGATCATTCAATTATATTGAGAGAAAATATTCATTACATCCATTCATTTTATCATCTATGTGGATAGGAGAAAGAAAACAGAAATCATGACAACCCAAGAATAGTGAGCCAAGGAGGGGTGCCATCGTGCTGCGGTGAAAACACCTAAGGTTACCAAACCCACCACACTCATTCCGCCAAGAAATTTAAaccttttagagagagagagagaggtgttccACTTCCACTGGCACTAAAAACCAACCTAACTTTCCAGCTCTCTCCATTAGGGATGAGCATCCAATGACTTCGAGGTCAAGTTACATCTCCTCTTCTTAATTTCTCTGCGTCTCGCGATAATTTTGTCTATCTTTCGCGATAAGATGAAAAAAGAGGCGACGATAATTTGACATGTCATAGTTTCATCGCACTGGCGCTATGTTAACTAGAAATAGCAATTtctcatcagaaaaaaaaaaaaaaaactaagaataacaattaaaatttattgataaacAAAAACAGCAACCAGAGATTAAGACACACATTAATGCTCTCGTGTGTTGCATTTGATATTGATTGGAGGCATGTCATGTTCCTGATAATCAGTTCGAATAATTTggatattaaatttaaaactttttatatacatatcttcataaatatttaaatttatataaatatatttataaaattatcatatatatatatatatatatatatatatatatattaatatttttattttttttgttaaaaatatttcaatcatttaaattttaaattattcattTTGTCAACAACGTTTAATGGCATTAGTATATATGcagtagaaaaaaaagaaaaataaaataatatacatataaaataaatattttatgagaatatatatataataatattataaagttattcatataaatttaaatatttaaaaaaatatatattttaaaaaattaaaattatttatgagatTTATTAGACAATCCTTTTAGTGTTccatattttttagaattttaggaaaattcaaatatattgtctaataaattatatttatttatcttggTTTGGATAAAACTATTCAATCAATATAATttcaatcaaatattttttgCCAGGTTTATCTCTTTATTTCTATCCCGAGTTTAATTCCCATTTAAATTGCTCACATAAAACTATATTTTAGCCAAATTAATGATATTCGATTTTTTTGTTCTCTAATTTGATAAATATATTATTGAGCCACTCTATTTTCATAGTTTGAGacttttattttcatcattttttgaaTAATTTACCTCCTAAATGTCTTCTTGATGTTTCTTTTCCTGTACTGATTGAGTTAGTTGACACGTGCATCATACATCGAGGGTTGCCAATAAAAACGAATGAGGTCATATATGGACTTCACATGATTCATAAGGGTTGGGTTATATATTAATCCACGTCAGATGAGTCATAAGATATTCTCCtatatctaataaattatataatagcaatgtttcttttttcttttttctcctacAGAAACAACATAATAGATTTAGTATGGACATGATCAATAAACCTACAAGTAACCGTTAAGAAGGAGTAACTTTTCTAAGCAACTGAATTGGTGCTAAAAAATCTCCATCATCTCTCTCCGATATAGATTTAACTTAGTCATTTACTAGATTGAATGaatactgttgggatataccgaccgaccctaatGCCGACTCACCAGCGACGACTCATCCTCTATGCCGACTCGACTACGGGTCCCGATCCCGACCCATCCATGAGAATGGGCCGACCGACTTCGTCCGATCGATGGTGGGCAACATCGACAGTGACTACCGATCGTATCCGATCGGAGCGGATCGGCCTAACGGGCCAACGTCGCCTCCGATCGCCTGAGAGCCGATCCCTCGTCGCCGACCCCCCATCGGGTGGGACACCACCGACTCACCATCGGTTTGGACAACCGACATCCGACCTCTGCAGGCCCTTCTAGACGCCGGATGAGCGAtatgggctgcagtcctatcaaggacatgTCGTGCAACCGCCAAGGGACGTTGTCCTGCCAGGAGCCTGAggcgctgtcctgccaaggatgcgaattaattcctaggacctgtcagctcgtcaaTGACGTGATAACcctgacgatttgacaactcttcagttgtctacatcatcgacggcgggaccataccctctctcactatatatatatcggggaaggcaacaatgcAAGGGGTTCTCTTCAAAAACtctcaagctctccctctctctctcgttgagctccttgtttccttttactgttgcctagtctcctctctgacttcaccgtcggagggtctccgccggagccacctccgatcagtgcggactttcttttgcaggcgctcgttcccggcgaccagacgacgagggaattggccgcaacaaataCCTTCTTGCATCCAAAAATATGTGGCCATTATCTTCTCGTCCCTCATTAtaatatctaatattttaaatttcatgggaTGGGGTAGTCTCAATTTTTTCATAAACTAGAATATATCATTGTCTTACTTTGTCTCAATATTTGTGACATGATGCCCCAAAATTTGCCAGATGGGATGCTAAAACAATATCAGGATAGTCTTGTCCAATATTCAAGATGGTAACTTGTCTATTCCTATCGACACATGAGtccttgatgatatcaaaatataATACACATTCTTGAATGTCATCTATATGTTAATAACATGCTGATATAAAGAGCTAAATAACATAGTAAGATACACAAGAATAAACAACAAACTCAAgtatcatatttattttagattatttCATGCTCTAACGTGCATCTTGGAGATTGTCATGTATCAAAATCAAATCCTCCAACTTTCAAAAGAagctaaaattttataataaaatgtaAGCATGTGTATTAATAGTAGGAATATATAAATGCAAATACTTATGACCTAAGTGTTACATCAATGGTTTTATCTTTCCACTTAGAGTCTATTTGAAAAATTCAATACGAATGGATTGAATTTCTTACAAAAATCAAACTTGTTGGCTTATCTTGTCCATATTCTTCAAAAGGGCCATCATAATCTTAACCTAAATTTTATTTGTAGGTTTGTTGGCCGCAAGAAGAAACAAACCTCCATGATTCCTTTTAGACTCCCATGGGATTCGAGTTGTGGATTGGATTGATATGGGCTTACTCAAATAGATTGCCCACTCCATGACTCCAATTAGAAATCTAGTTGAATCCTACTAAATTTTTCAAACAATCCCTTATATATCACCCCAAATAATCAATACCAAGAAAGACTTTTTTGAGTGCTTTACCTTTCCACTTAGGGTATGTTTGGAAAAATCAATATGATTGGATTGAATTTCTTACAAAAACTAGACTTGTTGGTCTACCTAGCTTATATTCTTCAAAAAGGCTTTCATAATCTCAATCTATATTCTATTTGTAGGTTTGTTGgcttgcaagaaaaaaaaactttcttggtTCCTTTTAGACTTTCACAGGATTCGGGTTGGGGAGATGTTAAATTGATATGAGCTTGTTCAAATAGATTGTCCACTTCATGACTCCAATTAGAAATCTAGCCCAATCCTACTAGATTTCTCGAATAAGCCCTTATATATCATCCCAAATAATCAAATACTAAGCAAGAATTTTCAAGTGTTTTACCTTTCCACTTAGGGTTTGTTTGGAAAAATCAATCCAATTGGATTGAATTTCTTACAAAAATTAGACTTGTTGGTCTATCTATCCCATATTCTTCAAAAGGGCCATCATAATCTTAACTTAAATTCTATTTGCAAGTTTGTTGGCTCGTAAGAAGAAAAAACCTCCATGGTTCATTTTGGACTCCCATAGGATTCGGGTTAGGGAGATATTAGATTGATATGGGCCTATTCAAATAGATTGCTCACTTTatgaatccaattagaaatctagtCCAATCCTACTATAATTCCCAAACAAGCTCTTATATATCATCAAAATAACCAAATATTGAGAAAGACTTTTTTGAGTGAATTTCCTTGACAGGGCTCCCTCCcattatcaaaagaaaaaaaataaatatataaagttAATATTGTCAGAATTTTTTGATAGATTCAAATATTCTAGTTGCCAATTACAATCTCCGTGCATTGGCTATGTCTAAATATactgtgatttttttttatggattcaAGTTCTTCGTTTGCAAACCACAGCCACATCTTTTAATTGCataaatatctaaattttattatttttagaatttACGATAAATCTAAATTCTTCGACCAAAAATCAAGTTACACGCAATCAATCTTTCACCACATGAACATCTAAATATCAACACAAAATTTTTAACAGACTCAAAACCTTCATTCACGAAAAAAAAACTAACATGCATTGATTATATGAATATCTCAATATTAGTACTTTGAGATTTTTAATAGATAGGAATGCTTCGACCATAAAGCAAAACTATTTGCTAGCCAAGTGATAACTAAATGATCAAATATCAATGATTTTAAGATTATGAATATATCTAAACCCTTTAGCTACGAAGCAAAACTATCATGcaaccaaatactggctacatgcATGAACAGGAAGATATCAATACTCTAAAGATTATCAATAAATTTAAAGATTGATGCCAAAAGTACAAACGTTAGGACTTCTAAAATTTTCAGTAGATTTTAACCATTTAATTTATTACAAAGCACAACTATCATGCATTAATTGCTTAAATATCTAAACTTTAATACTTTTAGGATTTTTAAAAGATTCGAaccttttaattataaaatataaatttaatttgttGACCGTATGAATATGTAAATATCAGCACTTCTGAATTTTGAATGTACCTCAATCTTCTGGTCACAAAACTTAAATTTCATGCATTGACTATAAGAATTACTAAAAAGACATCAGGTGGCACCTATTATATGTACATAATATTAGAGTTTTAATTCataaaagatttaaatttaaaaaataaaatcgatCCTATCCCTTATTTATTAATaatctcaaatatatttttttaaatttcaaacctgcatcagatatatatataaaagcaagTCTCCTTGTCTAAATAGGATTTCTTTCTGAAAAATCTAAGTTGGACTTTGGTAGAAGCCGGTTGATGATCATATACATGAATGTACTCAGCTTGGTCAACTATGCAATGCACGTGCAAACGATCGTGACAGTATTTAAATCCCACTCTTTTTGAGATTGACTATCTCATTCTCTTTGAGATTGACCATCTTAAAATTATAAAGTCAACAATATAGCAAGTGTTTAGGCAATATTATTTCCAATAAATAAAAGATTTCTTAAATTCACTAACACTAACTTTCTATTAGCATATTAATCAGATTTCTAAAATTCACTAATACTAACACCCCCATTAATTATATTGTTTTTGTTGCACTATGCTGCATGAAAATATAGAAGTCCTAAGCATAAGTCACGTCTAAATGCTAAAACTAATAATTTAGCTACAATACATAGCTCTTACTATAATTATAAGAAAATCATGGCATGCTAAAAAAGTATACGATTGCATATATGCTCCATTGATTCATCACAATTAATGCACTTACCACAAgtagaaaaataatattatttaatgaTGTTTATGCGAACCATGTAATTTTGGACATATCAAAGCATTTCATTCACTAACACGAGGGAAAAGTTCCTCGCATGGACATTCTCCACAACAACCACATCCCTAgacacacgcaaaaaaaaaaaaaaaaaaaaaaaaaaaaaaaaagaagaagaagaatttttttatataataattactttcttattttttaaatagaaAAACCCTTCTCTTATCTCCTTGATTCTCCTCCAATTCTTCCCACCATTCAATTTCTCCCCAAAATATCTCCTCCTCGATACATTGAAAGTACACGGTCTTCTCCCCACCAGCACACCGCAATCACTCTCCCCCACTACAAATACAATCAGAAACCctcccccctctttctctctctctcttacctaagcactcctctctctctcttcttctcctgctTCCCTCCACCTTTTCCCTCGTTTCCTTTCCCTCtcccgctctctctctctctctaaaagcgTTCGTGGGAGAGCTTGGGAGGAGATAGAGATAGGCATGGGCAAGTATATGAGGAAGGCGAAGGTGTTGGGGGAGGTGGCGGTGATGGAGGTCTCCGCCCAGTCCTCTCTCGGCGTCCGCACCCGCGCCCGCACCCTCGCACTCCAGCGCCTCCAGAAGCCCTCCCCGCCGCCGGACTCCTCCTCCTACCTCGAGCTCCGCAGCCGCCGCCTCGAGAAGCCACCGCCACTCGCCCCCAAAGGGTCCCCGGCCAAGCCCAACCCGCCCCACCATCGAACCAAAGAGGCGAATACCGCATCGCTCCCCGACTCCGACAAGGGCATGCCGGAGGCCGAGGTGTCGTCCGGGGAGAATGTTCTCGAGGCCGAAGCAAGGGACAGGTGGGTTTCGTTCTACTTCTTGCTTGCGAAATCGGGCTTCTTTGCTTTAGGGTTTCTGTCTCTTGGTCTATTGCTAAGGATTGTTTCTCCTTCAAAAAATCTATTGTGGGATTTCGCAGTCTCGATGAatcatttcttttttgttttaatCACCATTCTTGATGAAtcatttctttttttgttttaatcACCATGCACAGGGTTGGATACCCCCAATTTTAGTTTcccctttttctaaaatttctatttttCCGGGTttcgagggagagagagagactctGTGTCACTTATCCATTgcatgcttaaaaaaaaaaaaaaagatcttggGGTTTGAAACATGTCTTTTGATCTTAGTCATGCTTTGCCTTCATGCTTCTTTCTGCTAAAGagctctatttttttaaaaaaatctatatctCATCTCTTTCATGTTTTGgagcacttaaaaaaaaaaaaaaaaagagtaaaaaaaaCCTGTTCTAGGGTTTTAGGTTCGGGTTTTCATCTTTGAAAATTTTCTTCTATTCATGCATTGGATTCTCCTTTTGTTGTGCTGGTGCCAGGCTTTACCATGTCTAATTTAAAAAGGCTTACTTTCTATTAATTTTTTACTGTATGATTTGGTGGCTGTTGAGACCTTTGGACATGATATGAATGTTCAGTCTCTCTCACCAAAAGTTCTTTATATTGTTGAAAAATTTCTAATGCACAGGTAGGTTtagtttttctctctccctttttcttcttttggttCTCAGGCCTGTTTTCTAAGGTTGGAGCCCTCAAAATCTCATCTTTAATGAGATCATATTTGTGTTGGTGAAGCGTTGGTACCATGTTTGTATGACTGTAGAATCTCTGACTTTTGGTTTCTTTGCTTCTTTCACTTTCATTTTGGTGGTTCTTCTGTCTGGTTTTTGGAGCATGATTACTGCATACATGTAACTTATGGCTCGGTCCATCTTCCGTCATGCTCTTCTATTATCACTTGATTTATTATATAAGGGGATTCTCCTCTTGTTCTATGACTTGAGTGCTGGATGGGCCCTTCTCCTTTGATGATCACCTAGGCTTGCGAGTGGTTTTTCCATTGTCTGGCAAGGCCAGAACTTGGAACTTGATGAC from Elaeis guineensis isolate ETL-2024a chromosome 4, EG11, whole genome shotgun sequence includes these protein-coding regions:
- the LOC105044209 gene encoding cyclin-dependent kinase inhibitor 4, coding for MGKYMRKAKVLGEVAVMEVSAQSSLGVRTRARTLALQRLQKPSPPPDSSSYLELRSRRLEKPPPLAPKGSPAKPNPPHHRTKEANTASLPDSDKGMPEAEVSSGENVLEAEARDRSVRETTPCSLIRDSETIGTPGSTTRPTSSTATNRRMHNSMRRNIPTAHEMEEFFAGAELRQQRIFIEKYNFDPVNDHPLPGRYEWVELDS